DNA sequence from the Pseudophryne corroboree isolate aPseCor3 chromosome 6, aPseCor3.hap2, whole genome shotgun sequence genome:
AATATTGCAGAAGACCTTGGATTAGATATAAAACAGCTCTCATCTAGAAAACTGAGAATTGattcacatgttgcaaagaaatatTTTTATATCAGTCTAGATAATGGGAATCTGTACATTAAGGACAGGATAgacagagagacactgtgtggggcaGCAGCTACCTGCTTCCTAACCTTTGATGCTGTGGTTGAAAATCCATTAAATGTTTTCACGGTCAAAATAGAAATTCAGGATATAAATGATAATTCTCCAAGATTTTTTCATGAGGTATTTGCACTAGAAACGATAGAATTAACTGCaccagggacaagatttgctttacAAGGAGCAGAAGACCCAGATATTGGTAGGAATTCAGTACAGACATACAGGCTCAGTGACAATCAGTATTTTACACTGAGTGAGAAGACCAGAAGTGATGGGAGTAAATCTCCAGAACTTGTGTTAGAGAAACCTTTAGATCGAGAGACACTAAATATTCATAAACTAACATTAACAGCCTTAGATGGAGGAAATCCTGTGAGATCTGGCACTGCCTCAATAAGAATTATTGTTACTGATGTTAATGATAATTTCCCAGTGTTTTCTAATGAGGTATATAAAGTCAGTCTGAATGAAAATATTCCAATCAATACTACAGTAATTACCATTAATGCAACAGACAAAGATGAGGGAGTCAATGGACAGATCAGATATTCCTTCAGCAAAGCATCAGGGAATGTCCATCACACAGGTACTTTCAGTATTAATCCTATAAATGGTGAGATTAGAACTAACAATAAACTAGATTTTGAATTGACAAGTAACTATGAGCTCTCTGTACAAGCAAAGGACGGAGGTGGCCATGCTGCCCATTGTAAGGTATTAATAGAAGTGATAGATGAGAATGACAATGCTCCTGAGATATCCATCACATCATTATCTAGTCCTATTCCTGAGGATTCCACACCTGGCACAGTGATAGCTCTGATTAAAGTTCTTGATCAAGATTCAGGAGCAAATGGAGAAGTTGACTGTAAACTTACTGACAATTCTTTCAATTTATTGCTATCTGCCAGTTATTACAGAATTATAACTACAAGTTTCATGGACAGAGAGAAAGTATCTAGTTATAATATCACAATTGTAGCTACTGACAGAGGATATCCCCCACTTTCCAGCAGAAGAACCATCAGACTGGTGATATCAGATGTAAATGACAATTCACCAATATTTAGGAACTCTATGTATGTTGCTTATGTGCCAGAGAACAACTTACCAGGAGCTTCAATATACAGTGTACAAGCATCAGATCCAGATACTGGATACAATGCTAAAGTTATTTATTCAATTGCCAGCACTAATACAGACGATCTCCCAGTGTCCTCTTATCTGTCCATCAATGTAGAGACTGGGGTTCTCTATGCTCAGAGATCATTTGATTACGAGCAGAACAAAGAGTTTCTAATACAGGTAATGGCCAGAGACAATGGATCACCATCTTTGAGCAGCAATGCATCATTAATTATCCGCATAGTGGATCAGAATGATAATGCACCAAAGATCTTGTACCCATCAGCAGACAGTGGTGGCCCAGCTGTATTTGAGATGGTCCCTTTTGCCTCTGAACAAGGATCATTAATAACTAAGGTGGTTGCAGTGGATGCAGACTCTGGACATAATGCTTGGCTCTCGTATCACTTCATACAAGTGTTAGAACCATCTCACTTTACCATCAGTCAGCAAACGGGTGAAATCAGGACATCACGTGTCTTTCATGAGAAGGATATATTGAATCACAAGGTTGTGGTGATGGTGAAGGacaatggagaccccactctctcaGCTACAGTCACCTTAAGTCTTGTTGTTGCAGATAATTTCCAACAGGTGGTTCCTAAACTCAATAATCAACTCAGAGATTCAGATCCACAATCCAATCTACAGTTGTACTTAGTGATCGCGCTTGCTCTAATTTCCTTGTTATTTATTGTAACTGTTTTGTTGGTCATTATATCAAAATGCAAACACTCAAAACCTTCACCAACCTTTACTTCTCTAAGTACAAATCTGTATCCTCCAGTTGATCCCAGGATGCTCTCCATGTATAGCGATGGAACTTTACCATTTCCCTACTCGTACAATGTGTGTGTGGCTTTGGATCCCAGTGAAAGTGACTTTACTTATAGGAAACCAAAGCAAGATGTCCCTGTGGATAATCTCATAGATGCTGATGATTCTGGACTTGGGAAAGAAAGTCTAAATGAAAAGTTACCAATAAACAGTCTCATACAGGTGAGTTTGGAAAATCAAAGCAAAACATGAAGTAGCTAAATGCTAGCTGTAtggcacatacagtactgtgtgcTAAGcctattaattttatttatttattaacagtttcttatatagtgcagaaaataccattgtgctttacaattggaaatgggAACCACATTGTCATAAACACTATACTGGGTTAGCAGAGAGAAAAATGTGAGGGTTTTTTTTCAATGCAAATGTTGTGCCCTATATAATAAATTAGGGATGGGTATGGGATCCTAACAGTGAGTATACCAAAAGCAGCATTGCgactgtcagaatcctgacactttTTAATAAGTATTCTAACCATATCCttgaccctccccctaaccctctcatcctgcagcctaaacccccccccccagcctaatcctagccctcccacagcctaaccctcccctcctgcagcctaaacctaactcttcccctagtgcctaacctacccccacagcctaactctaacctcctcagCATACTTATGTTTGGGAGATGACAACAGTCGGAATTCTGGCATTGGAAGTCTCAGCTGTGCCAGGATTCTGGTGCCAGTCTTTTGACTGCTGCCATCCTACCCATCAGGATGTAAACTTCATCCCATAAATTACAGCACCTTTTCTTTTGGTGTCTTCTATTACCCATTGAACATGCTCACTTTTCCCTGGAGCCCCTTACATTTCAGGGGACAAATTTTCATTTCCAGTAGAAAGTAGTTAAATATTAAAAGTTATTCTGTGAATTATATACCTCATATACATACCTCATTTGTATCTGGCCCCAACCACACGCCACTGCAAAAAGAATTAGTTTTTGATGACCAATAACTTTCAATCAATCGAGAAAACCTAAATATAACTGAAATATTGTATCACTGGAACTTAGCAGCCATTGTAAAATACCCTGGTTTGTTgtgaaaatagtttttgattatCCATAACATCATGGATATGATTTATTTATGGACATGGTTTGCTTTTCAATTTTCAGATAGCTTTTATTTCATCTGTTAAACAATATTACTACAGAAATATATATTCTTTCTATTAGTCATTAGggtggagatgtattaagccttggagagagataaggtgaagcagttgcccaaagcaaccaatgagcttcagcAATTTCAAAGATTGTGCTTCATGACAgaagacagttagaagctgatgggCAACTACTTCACTTTTCTGAGACGGAGAGCTGAGTAAATGGTGGCCATCACAATGCCCCGTTCAACAGAAgttcaggagctggttggttgttactCCATCTagtttatcagtctccaaggcttagtacatagacccctaagtgcaggggcattttaagagaggagggggcccgtttgcagactccgggtgggccccctactctccatggcgctgtaggcaccggcattgtgccggagtctactgcgcatgcgcaggtctccggaaacatggtgaccACCATGGTCCAGCGACAAATTCCCTACTACGCatgcgtggcagccattttggaagtgatttttgGCACAGCTGCTTTGGCTGCAGTGCCTGTCGCAGGACTCTGGAAAGGTGAatataaaacaacatgggtgcagtgtgtgtggtgtgtggcccccctggacacagggacccatgtgcaccgcTCACATCGCAGCCATGATAGAAATACCTATGCCTAAGTCctaaggggtttttaaaaaaaacattctaTCCTTCAAATATGTTGAGCGGCAACCCTGTGGGTTCCAGAGAAGGGAAATCCTTCTAACTACTGTCCTGTACTGGTTTGGTGGGGACATGCTTACGGGAAAAAAATTGCTGGTCGTGATCCTTGTGTATCCTCTATTTTGGAGCCTTCCAGGCTCTGGCGTTCATGATGCAGCAGGAAATGTTACATGAAATTATTTTGTGTATATTTAATTTAgcgtaaaggtggtcattccgagttgttcgctcgttgccgattttcgctatgctgcgatttgttgctaaatgcgcatggtacactgggtgcatgcgcttagttatttaactaaaagcttagcagttttgctgtggatcctgtggcgcttttcagtcgcactgttgatcggtgagtgattgacaggaaaggggcgtttctgggtcgtaactgagcgttttccgggagtgttctaaaaaaaacgaaggcgtgtcaggtaaaaacgcaggagtgtctggagaaacgggggagtggctgtccaaacgtacggcgtgtttgtgacgtcaaaccaggaacgaaacggaccgagctgatcgcaatctgtgagtaggtctggagccactcagaaactgcaagaaaatatttagtagcaattctgctactctttcgttcgctattctgctaagctaagatacactcccagagggcggcggcctagcgtgtgcaatgctgctaaaagcagctagcgagcgaacaactcggaatgagggccaaagttatttTATTGTatacttgtgtttttttttaaattctaacaTAAACTAACTCCATAACAAACTTTATTATTTATAGTATGTGCAGCTTTCAACTCTTACTGCAGGCCCATTTTTATGTTGTCTTAGGTTATAGACTTTGCATTTTTGGAATGCTGCTATGGCTTCAAATCCATCTTCTGCCTGTGGCTTTGCCTACGCCACCTGCACACTACTCATGCACCACCTACACACAACTCTCGTGCCACCTATTTATCCCATTTCAAGTGAATACAATCCCAAAGCATCCTCTACTAACCCCTTACCGGCTGTGCACATGGTGCCATACCTATATCTTGCATTAGTGAAGCCAATAAATGTTGTTATTGCTCAGCTTTAACTTGATGAATAAAGATGAAACAAAGTGCAAGTTATTTCTGGGAGTTTCCACTACAAAAtgatacagtgttcaaggtacattTGTTTCAGTAGTTTTTGCGACAACTTGGAACAGACAGACACAACATTCTTATAATATTAGTATAGAAGGATAAATAAATGAGTAAGTAGTTACATTATTATATACTAATAGCTGTATGGAATGCGGTCAGGATCCTAGTGTTTGgaataccgactccggaatcccaacactgatgGGAATACCGACGCCATGACCCCATCAAAGAAGACAATGCCGGCTCCGGTATCCCGAACACCGGGATCCTGATCAAGGACCTACCGCCACTCAGGATAGGTAAGCTGTGTGAttggccggggagggttagggttaggcacagggcaggcagggttaggtttaggttgtgggaatggggggttagggttaggcaccatcagggtgggtgagggttaggcagcgttagggggagggttaggtttattctGTGGGGGGATTAGGCTTAGCGACCTTACTGTGCCTGACTGCATACCGACCACCAGGATAACGTATGTAACCCAGCTGTACAGCTTTAACCTCCTTGTACAACCAGAACAATCCTTGTGGTTTTGAATAATTTTTTTTCTTAAGGTGTCTGTTGTATAGTATGTTGTGTGACAAACATTTTCTGGGTATAAGTTTGGCATACTTGTGGGGGTAATATATGTAGTGAAAGTCAATATATATGGTATTGGTGAGTTCATGAAGTCTGGTTCAGGAAAGGCTGGATCGAGGGAATCCAGCCTCTTGAAAATAATAATTACTTTGCATTTGGTGCAGATATAGCAGATGATGATGCTATTGGTTATATTgttcttattacaggttgagtatcccatatccaaatattccgaaatacggaatattccgaaatacagacttttttgagtgagagtgagatagtgaaacctttgttttttgatggctcaatgtacacaaactttgtttaatacacaaagttattaaaactattgtattaaatgaccttcaggctgtgtgtataaggtgtatatgaaacataaatgaattgtgtgaaggtagacacactttgttcaatgcacaaagttataaaaaatattgtctaaaatgaccttcaggctttgtgtataaggtgtatatgtaacataaatgcattctgtgcttagacttgggtcccatcaccatgatatctcattatggtatgcaattattccaaaatacggaaaaat
Encoded proteins:
- the LOC134933540 gene encoding protocadherin gamma-B1-like isoform X3, producing MLFYTVEFITILHLFDWITNTDHTKACFSGRFHILRMAEMKPPTQTYKGIRWQVIFSFLLSWLCHSVSGQIHYSIVEEMRKDSIIANIAEDLGLDIKQLSSRKLRIDSHVAKKYFYISLDNGNLYIKDRIDRETLCGAAATCFLTFDAVVENPLNVFTVKIEIQDINDNSPRFFHEVFALETIELTAPGTRFALQGAEDPDIGRNSVQTYRLSDNQYFTLSEKTRSDGSKSPELVLEKPLDRETLNIHKLTLTALDGGNPVRSGTASIRIIVTDVNDNFPVFSNEVYKVSLNENIPINTTVITINATDKDEGVNGQIRYSFSKASGNVHHTGTFSINPINGEIRTNNKLDFELTSNYELSVQAKDGGGHAAHCKVLIEVIDENDNAPEISITSLSSPIPEDSTPGTVIALIKVLDQDSGANGEVDCKLTDNSFNLLLSASYYRIITTSFMDREKVSSYNITIVATDRGYPPLSSRRTIRLVISDVNDNSPIFRNSMYVAYVPENNLPGASIYSVQASDPDTGYNAKVIYSIASTNTDDLPVSSYLSINVETGVLYAQRSFDYEQNKEFLIQVMARDNGSPSLSSNASLIIRIVDQNDNAPKILYPSADSGGPAVFEMVPFASEQGSLITKVVAVDADSGHNAWLSYHFIQVLEPSHFTISQQTGEIRTSRVFHEKDILNHKVVVMVKDNGDPTLSATVTLSLVVADNFQQVVPKLNNQLRDSDPQSNLQLYLVIALALISLLFIVTVLLVIISKCKHSKPSPTFTSLSTNLYPPVDPRMLSMYSDGTLPFPYSYNVCVALDPSESDFTYRKPKQDVPVDNLIDADDSGLGKESLNEKLPINSLIQQAQPNTDWRFSQAQAQRPGPSGAQQPTEEAGVWPNNQFETERLQAMILASANEAAEGGAAIGAGTGTMGLSARYGPQFTLQHVPDYRQNIYIPGTTSTLTNAAGKRDGKGPSGNKKKSGKKEKK